The proteins below are encoded in one region of Alphaproteobacteria bacterium:
- the rplD gene encoding 50S ribosomal protein L4, protein MQCDIISLDNERAGEIQLADGIFGIVVRPDIMQRVVLWQLAGRRAGTHKTKTRGEITATGAKAYRQKGTGGARHGSRKSGIFVGGGRAFGPLLRDHGYTLPKKVRRLGLKSALSSKQAEGKLVVIDAAALDEPKTAALVKRLASLDWGRALIIDGGEVDDNFLRAAANIPGLDVLPSQGANVYDILRADTLVLTKAGVEALETRLS, encoded by the coding sequence GTGCAGTGCGACATCATTTCACTCGACAACGAGCGCGCCGGCGAGATCCAGCTCGCTGATGGAATTTTTGGCATCGTAGTGCGGCCCGATATTATGCAGCGTGTGGTGCTTTGGCAGCTTGCCGGACGTCGCGCTGGCACACACAAGACTAAGACCCGGGGCGAGATCACCGCGACCGGCGCCAAGGCGTACCGCCAGAAGGGTACCGGCGGCGCCCGCCACGGTTCGCGCAAGTCCGGTATCTTTGTTGGCGGCGGCCGCGCCTTTGGCCCGCTGCTGCGCGACCATGGCTACACCCTGCCAAAGAAGGTGCGGCGGCTGGGTCTGAAATCCGCCCTGTCCTCCAAGCAGGCCGAGGGCAAGCTGGTGGTGATCGACGCTGCCGCGCTTGACGAGCCCAAGACGGCGGCCCTGGTCAAGCGCCTCGCTTCACTCGATTGGGGCCGTGCTCTGATCATCGACGGTGGCGAGGTTGACGACAACTTCCTGCGCGCCGCGGCAAACATTCCCGGTCTCGACGTGCTGCCTAGTCAGGGGGCCAACGTTTACGACATTCTGCGCGCTGATACCCTGGTGCTGACCAAGGCCGGGGTTGAAGCGCTGGAGACACGCCTGTCATGA
- the rpsS gene encoding 30S ribosomal protein S19 has product MARSVWKGPFVDGYLLKKAEDAHGDGRKGAIRTWSRRSTIVPQFVGLTFDVHNGHKFIPVLVSENMVGHKLGEFSPTRTYYGHAGDKKARRT; this is encoded by the coding sequence ATGGCACGCTCGGTATGGAAGGGGCCGTTTGTCGACGGCTACCTGCTGAAAAAGGCAGAAGATGCCCATGGCGATGGACGCAAGGGCGCGATCAGAACTTGGTCGCGGCGCTCGACGATCGTTCCCCAGTTCGTCGGCCTGACCTTTGACGTCCACAACGGCCACAAGTTCATCCCGGTGCTGGTTAGCGAGAACATGGTTGGGCACAAGCTCGGCGAGTTTTCTCCGACGCGCACCTATTACGGCCACGCCGGCGACAAGAAGGCGCGGAGAACGTAA
- the rplB gene encoding 50S ribosomal protein L2, whose amino-acid sequence MALKTFRPTTPSQRQLVLVDRSHLHKGRPAKALTKGLTKKGGRNNQGRQTVRHRGGGHKRLYRTIDFKRRKFDVPATVERLEYDPNRSAFIALLRYEDGEIAYILAPQRMDPGDVVVAADRTDIKPGNAMPMRNMPVGTIIHNIEMKSGKGGQLARAAGNYAQLIGKDAGYALLRLSSGEQRMVRGECMATVGAVSNPDNQNINMGKAGRKRWLGRRPTVRGVVMNPVDHPHGGGEGRTSGGRHPVTPWGVPTKGKRTRNNKRSDKLILRSRHRAKKRR is encoded by the coding sequence ATGGCTTTGAAAACCTTTCGCCCGACGACCCCATCGCAGCGGCAACTCGTGCTGGTGGACCGTTCCCACCTGCACAAAGGTAGGCCGGCCAAGGCGCTGACCAAGGGCTTGACCAAGAAGGGCGGGCGCAACAACCAGGGCCGCCAGACCGTGCGCCACCGCGGTGGTGGCCACAAGCGGCTCTACCGCACCATCGATTTTAAGCGTCGCAAGTTCGACGTGCCGGCGACCGTGGAGCGTCTGGAGTACGATCCCAACCGCAGTGCTTTTATCGCCCTGTTGCGCTATGAGGATGGTGAGATCGCTTATATCCTGGCGCCGCAGCGGATGGATCCTGGCGATGTCGTGGTGGCGGCGGACCGTACTGATATCAAGCCCGGTAATGCCATGCCAATGCGCAACATGCCGGTCGGTACGATCATCCACAATATTGAAATGAAGTCCGGCAAAGGCGGCCAGCTCGCGCGTGCCGCCGGCAATTACGCTCAGCTCATCGGCAAGGACGCGGGCTACGCTCTGCTGCGGTTGTCGTCCGGTGAGCAGCGCATGGTGCGCGGCGAGTGCATGGCCACAGTTGGTGCCGTGTCCAATCCGGACAATCAGAACATCAATATGGGTAAGGCCGGGCGCAAGCGCTGGCTGGGGCGGCGACCGACGGTGCGCGGCGTTGTCATGAACCCGGTCGATCATCCCCACGGTGGTGGCGAGGGCCGTACCTCGGGCGGCCGTCATCCGGTGACCCCGTGGGGCGTGCCGACCAAGGGCAAGCGCACGCGCAACAACAAGCGGTCCGACAAGCTGATCCTACGTAGTCGGCACCGTGCCAAGAAGAGGCGTTAG
- the rplP gene encoding 50S ribosomal protein L16 → MLSPKRTKYRKAQKGRLHGLAKGGTSLNFGVYGLKAVEPARVTARQIEAARRAITRHIKRAGRMWVRIFPDVPVSKKPTEVRMGKGKGTPEFWMARVKPGRIMFELDGVPPELARMAFELGAAKLPMRTRFVSRVGAEDKQ, encoded by the coding sequence ATGCTGAGCCCCAAGAGAACTAAATACCGCAAGGCCCAAAAAGGGCGTCTGCACGGCCTCGCCAAAGGCGGGACGTCGCTGAATTTCGGCGTTTACGGTCTTAAGGCGGTAGAGCCGGCGCGTGTGACTGCGCGCCAAATCGAGGCCGCGCGCCGCGCCATTACCCGCCATATCAAGCGTGCTGGACGCATGTGGGTCCGTATCTTTCCCGATGTGCCGGTCAGCAAGAAGCCTACCGAGGTTCGGATGGGTAAGGGCAAGGGTACGCCCGAGTTCTGGATGGCGCGTGTGAAGCCAGGCCGCATCATGTTTGAGCTGGACGGCGTGCCGCCAGAGCTCGCTCGCATGGCCTTCGAACTGGGGGCGGCGAAGCTTCCAATGCGCACACGTTTCGTGAGTCGCGTCGGCGCTGAGGACAAACAATGA
- the rpsC gene encoding 30S ribosomal protein S3, translating to MGQKVNPIGLRLGINRTWDSRWYADESYGELLHEDLRIREYLTKRLSQAGVARVVIERPAKKARVTIHTARPGVVIGKKGADIEKLRQDVSKLTDSEVHINIVEIRKPEIDACLVADNIAQQLERRVAFRRAMKRAVQSAMRLGALGIRINCGGRLGGAEIARTEWYREGRVPLHTLRADVDYGTATALTAYGTCGVKVWVFKGDIMENDPMAEDRRRAEAQGAQA from the coding sequence ATGGGTCAGAAAGTCAATCCAATCGGCCTTCGGTTGGGTATTAACCGGACCTGGGATTCGCGCTGGTACGCGGACGAGAGCTACGGTGAGCTATTGCACGAAGATCTGCGCATCCGCGAGTACCTGACCAAGCGGCTGAGCCAGGCCGGTGTGGCGCGCGTGGTCATTGAACGCCCGGCCAAGAAGGCGCGTGTGACCATCCACACGGCGCGGCCCGGCGTCGTCATCGGCAAGAAGGGTGCGGACATCGAGAAACTTCGCCAGGACGTCTCCAAGCTGACTGATAGCGAGGTTCACATCAACATCGTCGAGATCCGCAAACCCGAGATCGACGCCTGTTTGGTAGCCGACAATATTGCCCAGCAACTTGAGCGACGCGTGGCTTTTCGACGCGCTATGAAGCGGGCGGTGCAGTCAGCGATGCGCCTTGGCGCGCTCGGTATCCGCATCAATTGCGGCGGCCGTCTCGGCGGTGCCGAGATAGCGCGCACAGAGTGGTATCGCGAGGGCCGTGTACCCCTGCATACTTTGCGCGCGGACGTCGATTACGGCACCGCCACGGCGCTCACAGCCTATGGCACGTGCGGTGTCAAGGTCTGGGTGTTCAAGGGCGACATCATGGAGAACGACCCCATGGCCGAGGATCGCCGCCGCGCCGAGGCCCAAGGCGCACAGGCTTGA
- a CDS encoding 50S ribosomal protein L23 codes for MTPERACDIILSPVITEKATELSEHNQFAFRVAKDATKPQIRAAVETLFGVKVTGINTITVKGKVKRFRGRPGRRPDIKKAVVRLAEGQSLDYTAGV; via the coding sequence ATGACCCCCGAACGCGCCTGCGACATCATTCTCAGTCCAGTGATCACCGAGAAGGCAACGGAGCTCAGCGAGCATAACCAGTTCGCCTTCCGTGTCGCCAAGGACGCTACCAAGCCGCAGATCCGCGCCGCCGTGGAGACCCTGTTCGGCGTCAAGGTCACGGGCATAAACACTATTACCGTCAAGGGCAAGGTTAAGCGCTTCCGCGGCCGACCCGGTCGACGGCCCGATATCAAGAAGGCTGTGGTAAGGCTGGCCGAAGGGCAGAGCTTGGACTACACGGCTGGCGTTTAG
- the rplV gene encoding 50S ribosomal protein L22, with the protein MGKKSVPRRLAENEAMAMARMLRTSPQKLNLVAQSIRGESAESALATLAFSRRRIADDVRKVLQSAIANAENNHDLDVDRLYVAEAYVGKSMTMRRWRPRARGRMGRIVKPFSRLTVVVREHEED; encoded by the coding sequence ATGGGCAAGAAAAGCGTACCCCGCCGCCTAGCGGAAAACGAAGCGATGGCGATGGCGCGCATGCTGCGTACCAGCCCGCAAAAACTGAACCTAGTGGCTCAGAGCATTCGTGGAGAATCCGCCGAAAGCGCACTTGCCACCCTGGCCTTTTCGCGTCGCCGCATTGCCGACGACGTGCGCAAGGTATTGCAGTCGGCGATCGCTAATGCCGAGAACAATCACGATCTTGATGTAGACCGGCTCTATGTGGCCGAGGCCTATGTCGGGAAGTCGATGACCATGCGCCGCTGGCGTCCGCGTGCGCGCGGACGCATGGGCAGGATTGTCAAGCCCTTCAGCCGCCTGACGGTGGTTGTCCGCGAGCACGAAGAGGACTGA